The DNA region AGTTGTAAGGATGAGCAGCATAAGTGGAAGTATACTGAGGGTAGTTAAATGCAGATCTGTAAATAGAGTTGTATTGATGAGCGTATGGAGCATAACCATGAACAGCACTGTAGGGGTGGTTGTAGACAGAGTTGTATCCGTAGTTGTATGGGGTGGAGTAGGTGGAAGCGTATGGTCCAGCGTATGAGGTAACGTATGGTCTAGAATAGGCTGTGGCATATGGGGCGACGTAGGATGCCATGTGAGGTACAACTGCAGCTACAGCTGGAGCAGTAGCTACGAAACCTGGCTTGGCAGCAGGTTCAGCGTAGGCAATAGCCAAAAGAGCGAAAAAGCAAACCTGAAATTGAAGGATAGCTGTTAAGACAATGTAGAACTTCATGGAACCTCAAACGATATAatatatcaatataaaaaaattataatttctcaAAGTAAAACTTACGGTTTTGAACATGTTGATTGAATGAAAACCAATCTGTTTCTGTCCAAAGACTCAGTTGGATTCACTTTTATAGTACATCAACCTCCTTCATATGAATTTCAAATGAGATAGATCaggattattgaattatttttcacaaTGTTGGAATCGAATCAaacaaattttcatatgaaaaggTCGATATTGATATACGGATATGGGATACATTTCAAATTATGTTCTATAGCTTATATAAAATTGTGAAATAAGTTTAAATGTTTGCTTCGAGTCAAATTTTTTCATCCCGAACACTGCTGGATAATGATGTGTCAAAAACAGGAATAATCTCGTTTCTCTGCACATTCACAGGCACATTCTGATTCAAGGGGTGAACAATATCATACTCAGATGGATGACGATGATAATGGTTATTGAACTCTATGCGTGTTATACTGGAGGAGTTTCTGGTATGAGAAACTTTCAATTTGTTTTATTGTTGAAAACTAAATATCACCTAATCCAGAGGATCCAAAATATAATTGAATCAAGCACTGAGCTGTGTAGATAAGATTACTAAAATATTGATTGAAATACGTTCTGGTAGGTACAcaaatttttcttgaatctCTTGGTGTCAAGTCTGTCTAAATTCTGAAACGAAAGCAagaatcgaaaatgaaaaatttgggcGCTTTTTCGAAATTATATTACCTcacaaataattataaaatactcAAGTATGTGTGATAATTTATATAATCAATGTTGGAAAATTGGTAAATCCAATTTGAATGTTTTTCTAAAAgaagttttcaatgaatttttttcataattttatcaAAATAATTCTCTGTATTCTTGGAGTGAAGGTTGAAAGCTGGATATAATAGAAACGAATAAAAAGAATTCATCTCCGAAAAAAACTATAGCAAGAATATTACATTTAGCCAAAAAATTATCTGCATGGTTTTGAAACACtcaaaacataaaaatgaaaaactattttcgtGTTGTAGGTTAATGATCCACTCAGGCAGGAGAAATTTCCTTGTATAATTAGGAGGAAAGTTGGTAGAAAATAATGCACAGATAATGAAAATCAACCTTTGCAGCGTTTTCTCAAATAGTgcacaataaattgaaagttcCATTAGATCTAAGTATaatcgaaaataaaaagtggaagagAAGTCCATGGAATTTATGGTGGCGATCGATACAAATTCCTtccttttcattttgtttttcttaCTATCAAGTCAAAAAATGATCATTCCTTCGAAAAAACCGtttgttatatacagggtgattcaatacGAAAGGAAAATCTAGATACTTGGGATATTCTTCAcgtaatggggtattttcctaaatccttataacttgaatatatcgaaatatattctttcgaattttaacatattgcattttgtctgtattcacttacgaaaattctgatttcagaaatgctctcttatgaacattctacgtcattttcacaatcaggCAAAGCCCATGGAGTCAacaatggtcatgaaagttttctgatcaacatagacgtaataaatatcaagttttgtgatcacatttgacaagaaaaacaaaacaaacaatgacacaaaatgtcatcgatTTTAAGAAGATTACAgattacagaaaaaattttcatgcaatctgtggatatcttcttgatcgacTCCATTGTtgtcgaataaaaaaaaattactagactttctttctgaattttgaagtgaatcttttacgtgtgttttatggaaaagggtttccataaataattttaaattcgattttggagttttaggaaacttgcccattataGCCAAACATGCTCTCAGCAAATGTTGCTATAGTCTACTTAATATATAGCGTGTgaaattgaaactttggaaaaaAGCTATAATTACAACAATTTTGGCATTAGCAACATAAAAATTGACAATAGAAgtgaatttcaaaagaaaaaccGGAATATGAAACTCAATTTCAATGTAGCTTTCAGATGGCACAAGTTGTAAAAAATTACTTGAGTATGGCATAGCTGTAGTAATAATTCTTGCTGGCCAAAATagcttttgtttgtttacaacaCGTAGGTTTCTGTAAAATGTATTCGGCCGTTTTGGTTATCACTATATACAATTCCCTTTCATTTTTCGTGGAAGAATTTTCCCAACCTGTCTCTCATAAACAAGCAACAATTGGAACATCTGTATACCTCACGTCATATTATAACGTGTAATGTGTCATATCTACAATTTCTGGATTTCTCTTTCCATTTaaatcaccttgtataatatAAATTCTTATGTTTCATCCCAACTGATCAATGATGTCAGATATACGCCATCAAGCTTCAGAGTAACCTTAGCTGACAAATGTTTTCACTCAGCTGAATGCATCAACAATAAATATTAATGGAAGCTCATGCAAGTGGGCCTTAGGCAGTTTTTTCCTATACAAATCTCGTTGCATTCTTCAGCAGGAATGGGTGAAATTAAAACCTCTTAAAATAATTCACTTTTTTCGACTTAAATAGCCTAGGCGCTGTAGTGCAGCACTAAACACTCAATCGAGTTTGCCATTGTGAATAGATCCACAATAATTTGAGGACGCCAAATTGGAGAAAACTATACCGTGTTAGGTGAACTGAGAAtatgaaagagaaaaaaaaaatacatatgtaCGATAACAGTCTATATTTTATTCTAAATTAAGATTCTAATATACATAGTTGTAAGGATGAGCAGCATAAGTGGAAGTATACTGGGGGTAGTTAAATGCTGATCTGTAAATAGAGTTGTATTGATGAGCGTATGGAGCATAACCATGAACAGCACTGTAGGGGTGGTTGTAGACAGAGTTGTATCCGTAGTTGTATGCTCCGGAGTAGGTAGAAACGTGTGGTCCAGCGTATGAAGTAGCGTATGGTCCAGCGTATGAAGTAACGTATGGTCTAGAATAAGCTGTGGCATATGGGGCGACGTAGGATGCCATGTGAGGTACAACTGCAGCTACAGCTGGAGCAGTAGCTACGAAACCTGGCTTGGCAGCAGGTTCGGCGAAGGCAATAGCCAAAAGAGCGAAAAGGCAAGCCTGAAATTAAATAGTAACTGTTAGCCGAAAAGTGTAATTTCGTGGAACCTTGAACGATGTAAATTCATATATAAAAAAGTACATTATTATTTCCAAAAGAAGTACTTACGTATTTGAACATGTTGATTGAATGAAATAGAATCTGTTTCTGTCTAGGGATTCTGTTGGATTCACTTTTATAGTAGATACCTACATAAAACTGCTTCATATGAATTTCAAATGAGATAGATCAGGATCAATTAAT from Coccinella septempunctata chromosome 1, icCocSept1.1, whole genome shotgun sequence includes:
- the LOC123322256 gene encoding cuticle protein 1-like isoform X1 — translated: MFKYACLFALLAIAFAEPAAKPGFVATAPAVAAVVPHMASYVAPYATAYSRPYVTSYAGPYATSYAGPYVTSYAGPYASTYSTPYNYGYNSVYNHPYSAVHGYAPYAHQYNSIYRSAFNYPQYTSTYAAHPYNYVY
- the LOC123322256 gene encoding cuticle protein 1-like isoform X2; translation: MFKYACLFALLAIAFAEPAAKPGFVATAPAVAAVVPHMASYVAPYATAYSRPYVTSYAGPYATSYAGPYASTYSTPYNYGYNSVYNHPYSAVHGYAPYAHQYNSIYRSAFNYPQYTSTYAAHPYNYVY